From one Lolium rigidum isolate FL_2022 chromosome 4, APGP_CSIRO_Lrig_0.1, whole genome shotgun sequence genomic stretch:
- the LOC124706970 gene encoding type III polyketide synthase B-like, with product MYAGDLPVNLQVICWSPAFLFHALGAFELHGLTHMVSTDVDTTKQATYPCLAPNPGKATILALGHAFPQQLVMQDYFVDGFMRNTHCDDPVIREKLNRLCKTTTVKTRYVVMSDEILKSCPELAQEGSPTMKQRMDISNKAVTQMATEASLACIEAWGGDLSAITHLVYVSSSEARFPGGDLHLARALGLSPDVRRVMLAFTGCSGGVAGLRVAKGLAESSGPGARVLLATSETTIAGFRPPSPDRPYDLVGVALFGDGAGAAIVGTDPAPRERPLFELHSALQRFLPDTEKTIDGRLTEEGIKFQLGRELPHIIEAHVESFCQKLMKEREGDHHDQPLSYDDMFWAVHPGGPAILTKMEGRLGLDGGKLRASRSALRDFGNASSNTIVYVLENMVEESSRRREEECEWGLILAFGPGITFEGILARNLQARAAN from the exons ATGTATGCAGGGGATTTACCAGTAAACCTACAAGTCATCTGCTGGTCACCAGCCTTCCTTTTCCATGCGCTTGGTGCCTTTGAACTACACGGGTTGACAC ACATGGTGAGCACGGATGTCGACACGACGAAGCAGGCTACGTACCCGTGCCTGGCTCCCAACCCCGGCAAGGCGACGATCCTGGCCCTGGGCCACGCCTTCCCGCAGCAGCTCGTCATGCAGGACTACTTCGTCGACGGCTTCATGAGGAACACCCACTGCGACGACCCCGTGATCAGAGAGAAGCTCAACAGGCTAT GCAAGACGACGACTGTGAAGACGCGGTACGTGGTGATGTCGGACGAGATCCTGAAGAGCTGcccggagctggcgcaggaggggTCGCCGACGATGAAGCAGCGCATGGACATCTCCAACAAGGCGGTGACGCAGATGGCCACGGAGGCGTCGCTGGCGTGCATCGAGGCGTGGGGCGGCGACCTGTCCGCGATCACCCACCTCGTCTACGTCTCCTCCAGCGAGGCGCGGTTCCCGGGCGGCGACCTGCACCTGGCGCGCGCGCTCGGGCTCAGCCCGGACGTCCGACGCGTCATGCTGGCCTTCACCGGCTGCTCCGGTGGCGTGGCGGGGCTCCGCGTCGCCAAGGGCCTCGCCGAGAGCTCCGGGCCGGGTGCGCGCGTCCTGCTGGCGACGTCCGAGACCACCATCGCGGGGTTCCGCCCGCCCAGCCCAGACCGGCCCTACGACCTGGTCGGGGTGGCGCTCTTCGGGGACGGCGCGGGGGCGGCCATCGTCGGCACCGACCCGGCTCCCCGTGAGCGCCCGCTGTTCGAGCTCCACTCCGCGCTGCAGCGGTTCCTGCCCGACACCGAGAAGACCATCGACGGGCGGCTGACGGAGGAGGGCATCAAGTTCCAGCTGGGCCGCGAGCTGCCGCACATCATCGAGGCGCACGTGGAGAGCTTCTGCCAGAAGCTGATGAAGGAGCGGGAGGGCGACCACCACGACCAGCCGCTGAGCTACGATGACATGTTCTGGGCGGTGCACCCCGGGGGCCCGGCGATCCTGACCAAGATGGAGGGGCGGCTGGGGCTGGATGGCGGGAAGCTGCGCGCGAGCCGGAGCGCGCTCCGGGACTTCGGGAACGCGAGCAGCAACACCATCGTGTACGTGCTGGAGAACATGGTGGAGGAGAGCAgtcggaggagggaggaggagtgcGAATGGGGCCTCATCCTGGCGTTCGGGCCGGGGATCACCTTCGAGGGGATCTTGGCAAGGAACCTCCAAGCGCGCGCTGCCAACTGA